One part of the Armatimonadota bacterium genome encodes these proteins:
- a CDS encoding prolyl oligopeptidase family serine peptidase → MKSFSIPCMFLAGFAFGQTTNPLETEAYLTPPKEIASYFDLPRYKQFTLSNLNSSRTWFARVKSRGQVLLSDLANPYENMAGWMIDCHANRARTMSYRTGESIVLTNAATFEEREIKPPTGAWVSNPSWSPDGRTLMFLVHTPDASTIYLHDVGRDKTWQLTSHALLASRVSPEWVGNSKSIIGIFVPSNRGPEPVAGPVAAQPKVQVTNKDANRLRTYRSLLQNELDKKRLEYFITGQLEVVDIAKGGEKKIGLPSMVSSIDSAPSADFFRVTTVEKPFSYLVPASEFGTTEGIWDTSGKVLTVLDTNKMQEGNPAPPPPGTPTTPSEQAPRRQMMWAPDGNGLIYVRTANAGSKTDDVFGSEASQRRRGGPGAAAQQSTKEELVSWSPPFRPEDVKVLYTSEKGFSNLDFSPDGKKIYFTESTNGTTTEVEVGLADSAKRNLWNWKTGNPMELAGNPVLTPNQFGVRTLDLSPGFVLLQGTHTGRNAEKEPPRPFLDSFDVASGKVNHVWESAENAYEAIDGIVSPDGSKLVIDHQSPTEISNNFLFENGKMGQQITHNADLAPDLTGAKKYRLQVTRADGIKFWVNVSMPDWYVEGQKLPAFFWFYPREYDDQAAYDRSAVVRNKNLFPNLGGSPKQLLLRRGWALVEPDCPIIGPRERVNDFYVNDLRNNLSATIDLLDAKGLIDRTKLAIGGHSYGGFSTANALVHTPFFKAGIAGAGNYNRTLTPLAFQSERRTLFEAPNTYLEMSSLLHAENMSGALLMYCGMEDQNVGTDPINSIRMFNVLESIGKPAALYMYPYEDHGQIARESLMDQWARWIPWLDKYVLGK, encoded by the coding sequence GTGAAATCGTTCAGCATCCCCTGCATGTTCCTGGCGGGCTTTGCGTTCGGCCAAACGACCAACCCGCTTGAAACCGAGGCCTACCTGACGCCCCCAAAGGAGATCGCGAGCTACTTCGACCTCCCCCGCTACAAGCAGTTCACGCTCTCGAACCTCAACAGTTCGCGAACGTGGTTCGCCCGGGTGAAGTCGCGCGGTCAGGTCCTGCTGAGCGATCTCGCCAACCCGTACGAGAACATGGCGGGATGGATGATCGACTGCCACGCCAACCGCGCGCGAACGATGTCGTACCGTACCGGCGAGTCCATCGTCCTCACCAACGCCGCCACCTTCGAGGAGCGGGAGATCAAGCCTCCGACCGGAGCGTGGGTGAGCAACCCGTCTTGGTCGCCCGACGGCCGCACGCTGATGTTCCTGGTCCACACGCCGGATGCCTCGACGATCTACCTCCACGATGTGGGGCGCGACAAGACGTGGCAGTTGACGTCGCATGCGCTCCTCGCCTCCCGAGTTTCGCCCGAGTGGGTCGGAAACTCCAAGAGCATCATCGGTATCTTCGTGCCGAGCAATCGCGGGCCAGAGCCGGTCGCGGGTCCGGTGGCGGCCCAGCCAAAGGTGCAGGTGACGAACAAAGACGCCAACCGCCTGCGCACCTACCGCTCGCTGTTGCAAAACGAGCTCGACAAGAAGCGGTTGGAGTACTTCATCACCGGGCAGTTGGAAGTCGTCGACATCGCCAAGGGCGGGGAAAAGAAGATCGGCTTGCCGTCGATGGTCAGTTCGATCGACTCTGCGCCTTCTGCCGATTTCTTCCGCGTGACAACGGTCGAGAAGCCGTTCTCCTACCTCGTTCCGGCGTCCGAATTCGGGACGACCGAGGGTATCTGGGATACATCTGGCAAGGTCCTGACCGTGCTCGACACCAACAAAATGCAGGAAGGAAATCCTGCGCCTCCACCCCCCGGAACGCCGACCACCCCGAGCGAGCAAGCACCGCGTCGACAGATGATGTGGGCGCCGGACGGCAACGGACTGATCTACGTTCGCACCGCTAACGCTGGCTCGAAGACAGATGATGTCTTCGGAAGCGAAGCCTCCCAGCGCCGCCGAGGTGGCCCCGGCGCGGCCGCCCAGCAGTCGACGAAAGAAGAGTTGGTCAGCTGGTCGCCGCCGTTCCGGCCCGAAGACGTGAAGGTGCTGTACACCAGCGAAAAGGGCTTCAGTAACCTCGATTTTTCGCCCGACGGCAAGAAGATTTACTTCACCGAATCGACGAACGGGACGACGACGGAAGTCGAAGTCGGCTTGGCCGACTCGGCCAAGCGGAACCTGTGGAACTGGAAAACCGGGAACCCGATGGAACTCGCGGGCAACCCAGTTCTGACCCCTAACCAGTTCGGCGTCAGGACCCTCGATCTATCGCCCGGATTCGTCCTCCTCCAAGGTACTCATACCGGTCGAAATGCCGAAAAAGAGCCGCCACGACCCTTTCTCGACTCGTTCGATGTGGCCAGCGGCAAGGTGAACCACGTGTGGGAGTCGGCCGAAAACGCCTATGAAGCCATCGACGGGATCGTCTCGCCCGACGGCTCAAAGCTGGTGATCGACCACCAGTCGCCCACCGAAATCTCGAACAACTTCCTGTTTGAAAACGGCAAGATGGGTCAGCAGATCACCCACAATGCGGACCTCGCTCCGGACCTGACGGGGGCGAAAAAGTATCGGCTCCAGGTAACGCGCGCAGACGGAATCAAGTTCTGGGTCAATGTTTCGATGCCGGATTGGTACGTCGAAGGGCAGAAATTGCCCGCATTCTTCTGGTTCTATCCCCGCGAGTATGACGATCAGGCGGCCTACGACCGAAGCGCGGTTGTGCGCAACAAGAACCTGTTCCCGAACCTGGGAGGCAGCCCGAAGCAACTGTTGCTTCGCCGCGGATGGGCGCTGGTCGAACCGGATTGCCCCATCATCGGTCCGCGCGAACGAGTCAACGACTTCTACGTCAACGACCTGCGCAACAACCTCTCGGCGACCATCGATTTGCTGGATGCCAAGGGGCTAATCGACCGGACCAAACTGGCGATTGGCGGACACAGCTATGGCGGCTTCAGCACCGCCAACGCTTTGGTGCACACACCGTTCTTCAAGGCGGGCATCGCGGGCGCCGGGAACTATAATCGCACCCTCACGCCGCTCGCGTTCCAAAGCGAACGCCGCACGCTGTTCGAGGCTCCGAACACGTACCTAGAGATGTCCTCGCTTCTACACGCCGAGAACATGAGCGGCGCGCTCCTGATGTACTGCGGAATGGAGGATCAGAACGTGGGCACCGACCCAATCAACTCGATCCGCATGTTCAACGTGCTGGAGAGCATCGGCAAACCGGCGGCTTTGTATATGTACCCGTACGAGGACCACGGACAGATCGCCCGCGAATCGCTGATGGATCAGTGGGCGCGTTGGATTCCGTGGCTGGACAAGTACGTCTTAGGGAAATAG
- a CDS encoding M24 family metallopeptidase — MPRVQKLAQYLNDSGYDAFLAQTPVSMGYLSGFFEDGHERFLTFAIHKSGQSRLICPALSQIQAKRIGIEDIRAWRDGEDPIEHFLDMAEDWNLRSGVIAVDDHMPAKMLIEMQTALPAALFKPGGLVIAELMARKDDAELALMKRAGQIADETYDLVKGKLREGITELEVREMIEAEMKNWGGEPQFCSVCFGPGSAESHHINNKTRLKPDTIVLIDFGCTYEHYCCDITRTFVFGKATDEQKNLYRIVYEAHEAARKLGRVGIKPMDMDSAARKVIENAGYGEFFTHRTGHGIGMQVHEEPNINSTNDKPLEHGNCFSIEPGIYLEGNCGIRLENLYYSTDDGLVSFNQPISPTLLEV; from the coding sequence ATGCCCCGAGTTCAAAAGCTGGCCCAGTACCTCAACGATTCCGGTTACGACGCGTTCCTCGCCCAGACTCCGGTTTCGATGGGATACCTTTCCGGCTTCTTCGAAGATGGCCACGAGCGGTTTCTCACGTTCGCCATCCACAAATCCGGTCAGTCGCGCCTCATCTGTCCGGCGCTGAGCCAGATCCAAGCGAAACGCATCGGCATCGAAGACATCCGCGCCTGGCGCGATGGCGAGGACCCCATCGAGCATTTTCTGGACATGGCCGAGGACTGGAATCTGCGATCTGGCGTCATCGCCGTCGACGACCACATGCCAGCCAAGATGCTCATCGAGATGCAGACGGCCTTGCCCGCCGCCCTCTTCAAGCCGGGCGGACTTGTCATTGCCGAGCTGATGGCCCGCAAGGACGACGCCGAACTCGCCTTGATGAAGCGAGCCGGGCAGATCGCCGACGAAACCTACGACCTGGTGAAGGGGAAGCTCCGTGAGGGCATCACCGAGCTCGAAGTTCGCGAGATGATCGAAGCGGAGATGAAAAACTGGGGCGGCGAGCCGCAGTTCTGTAGCGTCTGTTTCGGCCCCGGGTCGGCCGAGTCGCACCACATCAACAACAAAACGCGCCTTAAGCCCGACACCATCGTGCTCATCGACTTTGGCTGCACGTACGAGCACTACTGCTGCGACATCACGCGCACTTTCGTTTTCGGTAAGGCGACCGACGAGCAGAAGAACCTTTATCGCATCGTCTATGAGGCGCATGAGGCCGCTCGCAAACTCGGCCGGGTTGGCATCAAGCCGATGGACATGGATTCCGCCGCGCGAAAAGTGATCGAGAACGCCGGGTACGGCGAGTTCTTCACCCACCGAACCGGCCACGGCATCGGGATGCAGGTCCACGAAGAGCCGAACATCAACTCGACGAACGATAAGCCGTTGGAACACGGAAACTGCTTCAGCATTGAGCCCGGGATTTACTTGGAAGGGAATTGCGGCATCCGGCTGGAGAACCTTTACTACTCAACCGACGACGGCCTGGTCTCGTTCAACCAGCCCATCAGCCCCACGCTGTTAGAGGTCTAA
- a CDS encoding PEP-CTERM sorting domain-containing protein, which produces MKGIFVGALITGLAGSAMARPELNAFINKPANSVPELIAQIKSDKQVADRFMRHFSMTKDEVLEFVGSLHLGTLKESGYYTIYSAPDTGIIKAHVSFFKKGTPAFVDEDGNAILRAKCANPFVRGPIRPYALSSATVTDSVSTPMIAAAPGTSVSEGPMIASFTPPTPPVPEIATPITIKTTPTDSAPQQFAASSIGSIIGLGGVASFINRGHTTPVPEPASFAVLGIGALALLRRRKK; this is translated from the coding sequence ATGAAGGGAATCTTTGTAGGAGCGCTCATCACCGGACTCGCGGGCTCTGCCATGGCGCGCCCCGAGCTGAATGCATTCATCAATAAGCCGGCGAACTCTGTTCCCGAGTTGATCGCACAGATCAAGTCGGACAAGCAGGTTGCTGATCGGTTCATGCGCCATTTCTCGATGACCAAAGACGAGGTTCTCGAGTTTGTTGGCTCTCTGCACCTCGGAACTCTGAAAGAGTCGGGCTACTACACCATTTACAGCGCGCCGGACACCGGCATCATCAAGGCTCACGTCTCCTTCTTCAAGAAGGGTACGCCTGCCTTTGTTGACGAGGATGGCAATGCGATCCTCCGCGCCAAGTGCGCCAATCCGTTCGTCCGTGGACCGATCCGACCGTACGCCCTTTCTTCGGCTACGGTGACCGATTCCGTGTCCACGCCGATGATCGCCGCCGCTCCGGGAACCTCGGTTTCCGAAGGTCCGATGATCGCTTCGTTCACGCCGCCGACTCCGCCAGTACCGGAAATCGCGACGCCGATCACCATCAAGACGACCCCGACCGACAGCGCGCCGCAGCAGTTTGCCGCCAGCAGCATCGGATCGATTATCGGTCTTGGCGGTGTGGCCAGCTTCATCAACCGAGGCCACACGACCCCGGTTCCAGAGCCCGCTTCGTTCGCCGTGCTCGGCATCGGAGCACTCGCCCTGCTTCGACGACGCAAGAAGTAA
- the rnc gene encoding ribonuclease III has translation MIPKSIPLKSEEMFRLAMRHRSASPSDICRSYERLEFFGDSVLGLVVAQYLFEHHPNWDQGMMSKAKSSVVQEAPLAEIAKKLGLEAHLELSASEETTGGRQRPSILADVVEAIFGAIYLESGLEVARWFILEQLNPYLLRISSGDVNPDDHKSKLQEIAQAIWRKTPNYRVLNEFGAAHDKKFTVEVLFDEEVIGEGTGRSKKEAEQAAAAEAIEVIRRNVRM, from the coding sequence ATGATCCCTAAGAGCATCCCCCTAAAGAGCGAAGAGATGTTTCGGCTGGCGATGCGGCATCGCTCGGCGTCGCCGAGCGACATCTGCCGGAGCTACGAGCGGCTCGAGTTCTTTGGGGATTCGGTGCTGGGACTGGTTGTCGCGCAGTATCTGTTCGAACATCATCCGAATTGGGACCAGGGCATGATGTCAAAAGCCAAGAGCAGCGTTGTCCAAGAGGCTCCACTGGCCGAGATCGCCAAGAAGCTGGGACTTGAGGCCCATTTGGAGTTGAGCGCGAGCGAAGAGACCACTGGCGGACGTCAACGCCCTTCCATCCTCGCCGATGTGGTCGAAGCGATCTTCGGCGCAATCTATTTGGAATCGGGTCTTGAGGTAGCTCGCTGGTTCATTCTTGAACAATTGAACCCATACCTTCTGCGCATCAGCAGCGGAGACGTGAACCCCGACGATCATAAGTCGAAACTGCAGGAAATCGCCCAGGCGATTTGGAGAAAGACGCCGAATTACCGTGTTTTGAATGAATTTGGCGCCGCTCACGATAAAAAGTTCACAGTTGAAGTACTATTTGATGAAGAGGTCATCGGTGAGGGCACCGGTCGATCTAAAAAGGAGGCCGAGCAGGCAGCGGCCGCCGAAGCCATTGAAGTCATCCGGCGTAACGTTCGCATGTAG
- a CDS encoding aminotransferase class I/II-fold pyridoxal phosphate-dependent enzyme — protein MWSRKAKTRAQKATTKRIREDFCISPKGYTQSALKTLSLSQRTNILKPSPTLAITAKANALRAEGVDVISFGAGEPDFNTPKPICDAAKEALDSGFTKYTPSAGIKELREAICGKLSRENGLDYAPEQIIVSCGAKHSIYNAMQVLVDPGDEVILIAPYWMTYADQVQLAGGVPKVVYTSAESGFVPSIDQIKEAVSDRTKAILLNSPSNPTGGLLSDDILRGIAELAQKHDFWVIADEIYERLIYGETFRSFGTYGTQDRTITVGGCSKSYAMTGWRIGFAASPLPVAKAMSNFQDQVTSNPTSFAQRGAVVAFNLPAESVEEMRAEFEIRRNLIVGLLSEIPGVKIQPPKGAFYAFPDISACLLPGETDIQLAEYLLEKAHVAVVPGTVFEGAGHIRLSYATSRKNIEEGVRRIKDALSHRQ, from the coding sequence ATGTGGAGCAGGAAGGCGAAGACGAGGGCGCAGAAAGCCACCACCAAAAGGATTCGTGAGGACTTCTGCATTTCGCCTAAAGGTTATACTCAAAGTGCGTTGAAAACCTTGTCTCTTTCGCAGCGAACAAATATTCTTAAGCCGTCTCCGACCCTTGCGATCACTGCAAAAGCGAATGCTTTGCGAGCAGAGGGCGTCGATGTGATCTCGTTTGGCGCGGGCGAACCCGACTTCAACACGCCCAAACCGATCTGTGACGCGGCCAAAGAAGCGCTGGATAGCGGCTTTACGAAATACACGCCGTCGGCGGGTATCAAGGAGCTTCGCGAGGCGATCTGCGGCAAACTGAGTCGCGAGAACGGCCTGGACTATGCGCCGGAGCAGATCATCGTGAGCTGTGGCGCAAAGCACAGCATCTACAACGCTATGCAGGTGTTGGTCGATCCGGGCGACGAAGTCATTCTCATCGCGCCGTACTGGATGACCTACGCCGACCAGGTTCAGTTGGCGGGCGGCGTGCCGAAGGTCGTGTACACCTCGGCGGAGAGCGGATTCGTGCCGAGCATCGATCAGATCAAGGAAGCGGTCTCGGATCGTACCAAGGCGATCCTGCTGAACAGCCCGTCGAACCCGACCGGCGGCCTCCTCTCGGACGATATTCTTCGCGGCATCGCCGAACTGGCCCAAAAGCACGATTTCTGGGTCATCGCCGACGAGATTTACGAGCGACTGATCTACGGCGAGACGTTCCGGTCGTTCGGCACTTACGGCACCCAGGACCGCACCATCACGGTCGGCGGATGCAGTAAGAGCTACGCGATGACGGGCTGGCGAATCGGCTTTGCCGCGAGCCCGCTCCCGGTCGCGAAGGCGATGAGCAACTTCCAAGATCAGGTCACCAGCAACCCCACGTCGTTCGCCCAGCGCGGCGCAGTGGTGGCGTTCAATCTTCCTGCCGAGAGCGTGGAAGAGATGCGAGCCGAATTCGAAATTCGCCGCAACCTGATCGTCGGGCTCCTTTCCGAGATTCCAGGAGTCAAGATTCAGCCGCCGAAGGGTGCATTCTACGCATTCCCGGATATTTCGGCTTGCCTACTTCCTGGCGAAACCGATATCCAACTCGCCGAGTATCTGTTGGAGAAGGCTCACGTCGCGGTGGTTCCCGGTACGGTGTTCGAGGGCGCCGGACACATCCGGCTGAGCTACGCGACCAGCCGCAAAAACATCGAAGAAGGCGTCCGCCGAATCAAGGACGCGCTTTCGCATCGCCAATGA
- a CDS encoding iron chelate uptake ABC transporter family permease subunit → MQKSSRILLVVAFCALVFAFLLHIGLGTNGFTTPLDVARELLRGNRGDTAANSIVWTFRLTRATQGVLVGAILGVSGAALQTLFRNPIAEPYIIGASSGAAVGAAVVNMLGFGFALFGLAMPIAGFVTGLASLMLVTALARRRGVVETPTLLLAGVVVSTMLSSVLSFIILFAGRDQGQVLRWLMGGIDGAFWPPTILMAVVFAISFGILYRSSARLNALSLGEEAAQSLGVNPHRMRALVLVCVTAMVSATVGPVGIIGFVGLVAPHMARKIVGVDLRASLPLSGMMGALLLLLADTIAQRGNQGSGYPVGVITSILGAPVLLLLLKRR, encoded by the coding sequence ATGCAGAAGTCCTCACGAATCCTTTTGGTGGTGGCTTTCTGCGCCCTCGTCTTCGCCTTCCTGCTCCACATCGGGCTGGGTACGAACGGATTCACGACGCCGCTCGATGTCGCTCGCGAACTCCTGCGCGGCAACCGAGGCGATACGGCGGCAAACTCCATCGTGTGGACCTTCCGCCTAACTCGGGCGACCCAGGGTGTGCTCGTAGGAGCGATTCTGGGTGTTTCTGGTGCCGCGCTCCAAACCCTTTTCCGTAACCCGATCGCTGAGCCGTACATCATCGGAGCGTCTTCCGGGGCCGCCGTGGGAGCCGCCGTCGTCAACATGCTGGGGTTCGGGTTCGCCCTCTTCGGGCTCGCGATGCCAATCGCCGGGTTCGTGACTGGCCTGGCATCGCTGATGCTGGTAACGGCCTTGGCCCGCCGCCGGGGGGTGGTCGAGACGCCAACTCTCCTTCTTGCCGGTGTGGTCGTTTCGACGATGCTGTCGTCCGTGCTGTCGTTCATCATCCTCTTCGCCGGTCGGGACCAGGGCCAAGTATTGCGCTGGCTGATGGGAGGCATTGATGGCGCCTTCTGGCCCCCAACGATCCTGATGGCCGTGGTTTTCGCCATCAGTTTTGGCATCCTGTATCGCTCCTCGGCGAGGCTCAACGCCCTATCGTTGGGCGAGGAAGCCGCGCAATCGCTTGGCGTCAACCCGCATCGAATGCGCGCCCTCGTTTTGGTTTGCGTGACCGCGATGGTATCCGCGACCGTTGGACCGGTGGGCATCATCGGCTTCGTCGGACTGGTCGCGCCGCATATGGCGCGAAAGATCGTTGGCGTCGACCTCCGCGCGTCGTTGCCTTTGTCGGGCATGATGGGCGCGTTGCTCCTGCTCTTGGCCGACACCATCGCCCAGCGCGGCAACCAAGGCTCGGGCTACCCGGTGGGCGTCATCACATCCATTTTGGGCGCGCCGGTGCTCTTGCTCCTTCTGAAGCGGCGCTGA
- a CDS encoding 6,7-dimethyl-8-ribityllumazine synthase — MKEIRGKMDASKRQFAVVVSRWNELITKELLAGALAELESHGAKNVIVVHVPGTWEIPAVAKGLFESKKRVDAIVALGCIMQGQTPHAKLLGGDVGGALMSLQTEYGRPVTWGILTPDTQDQALDRAGLKMGNKGREAALAAIELADVLGQIESL, encoded by the coding sequence ATGAAAGAGATCCGCGGCAAAATGGACGCCTCCAAGCGGCAGTTCGCCGTCGTCGTCAGCCGTTGGAACGAGCTCATCACCAAGGAATTGCTGGCGGGTGCCCTTGCCGAACTGGAGAGTCACGGCGCCAAGAACGTGATCGTGGTCCATGTGCCCGGCACGTGGGAGATTCCTGCCGTCGCCAAGGGGCTTTTCGAATCGAAGAAACGGGTGGACGCCATTGTCGCCCTCGGGTGCATCATGCAGGGCCAAACTCCGCACGCCAAGCTCCTTGGCGGCGATGTAGGTGGTGCGCTGATGAGCCTGCAGACCGAATACGGTCGACCCGTCACGTGGGGCATCCTGACGCCAGATACGCAGGATCAGGCCCTGGATCGAGCTGGATTGAAGATGGGCAATAAGGGGCGCGAGGCCGCTCTTGCCGCCATCGAACTGGCCGATGTGCTCGGTCAGATAGAATCCCTTTAA
- a CDS encoding TSUP family transporter: MSLSSISPLDGAILFVASAVASGINSVAGGGSLVSYPVITMLMGPGFEKIANATNSVGLFPGSFAGGIGFGKENLEKTGVYFRKLLIPTTLGSIAGALLLLNTSNTAFKIIIPFLILFASILLWFQPKVKQLLASKEHVTVSPAFGMILQFIVSVYGGYFGAGMGIMMLASFALYMEGTTHELNAVKSWLGTIINITCSIVFVIKRLVLFNVAIVLVCGSIVGGFAAARMSLKVNPDKLRFYIAIYGFIMTVYFFSKLFF; the protein is encoded by the coding sequence ATGTCGCTTTCTTCCATTTCGCCGCTCGATGGTGCGATTCTGTTCGTTGCCAGCGCGGTGGCCAGTGGAATCAATAGCGTCGCGGGCGGGGGATCGCTGGTCTCCTACCCGGTCATCACCATGTTGATGGGGCCGGGTTTCGAGAAGATTGCCAACGCCACCAACTCGGTCGGGCTCTTCCCCGGATCGTTTGCGGGCGGCATCGGCTTTGGAAAGGAAAACCTCGAGAAGACCGGCGTCTACTTTCGAAAGTTGCTGATCCCGACGACGCTCGGCTCCATCGCGGGAGCCCTCCTGCTTCTGAACACGTCCAACACGGCGTTCAAGATCATCATCCCCTTCCTCATCCTCTTCGCGTCCATCCTGCTGTGGTTTCAGCCGAAGGTCAAGCAACTCCTGGCGAGCAAAGAGCACGTCACTGTGAGCCCGGCATTCGGCATGATCCTGCAATTTATTGTGTCGGTCTATGGCGGCTACTTCGGTGCGGGAATGGGCATTATGATGCTCGCCAGCTTCGCCCTCTACATGGAGGGCACCACTCACGAGCTAAACGCCGTCAAAAGCTGGCTGGGGACGATCATCAACATCACCTGCTCGATCGTTTTTGTCATCAAGCGGCTGGTGCTGTTCAACGTCGCGATCGTGCTGGTTTGCGGCAGCATAGTGGGCGGCTTTGCCGCCGCGCGTATGTCGCTGAAGGTGAACCCAGACAAGCTCCGCTTCTACATCGCGATCTACGGCTTCATCATGACCGTCTACTTCTTCAGCAAGCTCTTCTTCTAG
- a CDS encoding quinone-dependent dihydroorotate dehydrogenase, whose product MGLYESLFRPLAFRIDPENVHEKVMHLIAAGLIPGPSTPLERDPVELFGVRFPNRIGLAAGFDKNALAVDQWHRFGFGYVEIGTVTWHAQPGNDRPRMFRLPDDKALINRMGFNNDGAQVVADRLAKGHPKIPVGVNLGKSKITQLEEAHEDYRQSFSVLQDHGDYFVVNVSSPNTPGLRSLQDKEPLLRIFGALRDVNAEKPLFVKIAPDLAESAIEEILGVAVEMRLTGIIATNTTISREGLQTKDAALVAQAGGLSGRPVYERSNEVLALLKRLAPPEMTLIGVGGVFDRADYLKKRELGAELVQIYTGWIYGGPGLVPRLLG is encoded by the coding sequence GTGGGTCTCTACGAGTCGCTCTTCCGTCCGCTCGCCTTTCGAATCGACCCCGAAAACGTGCATGAAAAGGTCATGCACCTCATCGCCGCCGGGCTGATTCCTGGTCCTTCCACGCCACTTGAACGGGACCCGGTCGAACTGTTCGGTGTGCGATTTCCCAACCGGATCGGGCTCGCGGCGGGCTTCGACAAGAACGCGTTGGCCGTGGACCAGTGGCATCGCTTCGGGTTCGGATATGTGGAGATCGGCACGGTGACGTGGCACGCCCAGCCGGGCAACGACCGGCCGCGAATGTTTCGGCTGCCGGACGATAAGGCACTGATCAACCGCATGGGATTCAACAACGATGGCGCGCAGGTGGTGGCGGATCGGTTGGCGAAGGGCCACCCAAAGATTCCGGTGGGTGTGAACCTAGGGAAATCGAAGATCACTCAGCTGGAGGAAGCCCACGAGGACTATCGCCAGAGCTTTTCGGTCCTGCAAGATCATGGAGATTACTTCGTGGTGAACGTCTCAAGCCCCAATACGCCAGGTCTGCGATCCTTGCAGGACAAGGAGCCGCTTCTGCGCATTTTTGGCGCGCTACGGGACGTGAACGCCGAGAAACCGCTGTTTGTGAAGATCGCGCCGGACCTGGCAGAGAGCGCAATCGAGGAGATTTTGGGGGTTGCGGTCGAGATGCGGCTGACGGGCATCATCGCGACGAACACGACGATCTCGCGAGAAGGCTTGCAGACGAAGGATGCAGCATTGGTCGCGCAGGCGGGCGGGCTGTCGGGTCGGCCGGTGTACGAGCGGTCGAACGAAGTGCTGGCTCTACTGAAGCGCCTTGCGCCGCCGGAGATGACGCTGATCGGAGTCGGCGGGGTCTTCGACCGGGCGGACTATCTGAAGAAGCGCGAGCTTGGGGCGGAGTTGGTGCAGATCTACACAGGTTGGATTTACGGCGGGCCGGGTCTGGTTCCGAGGCTTTTGGGCTAG